In the genome of Shewanella glacialimarina, one region contains:
- a CDS encoding secretin N-terminal domain-containing protein has protein sequence MKTKVEILNMPDQTAKTSFKIQRLLGQLKVVMLVSSSIMLINGCANSQQADNRPAKKLDSSYLVSTNVDGKPVVNNNAVVQESLNDEDVNTSLIRVPSLVKNKVGFSNDEAIADSFSAQPTMTIAADNMPLNDFLHYSFGELLQTSYVLGQNLADDSNSVTLNLQEKISPQKLFSLVEQLLLQRNIGIKRQNEVLYIHKLSAESGQATAVGYGRTVDSVPNAINVQQIVPLRYLINPNSLKTLRDITGVATDADVSQGVLFLTGSKEQVIRSLELLALLDAPGSISRNIGFLKLMYVDTDTFIKAITEILQNEGIMGDSGSRDNRISLVPISQLGAVAVFASEADFINRVEFWAKQIDKPSKGNEKQYFVYTPKFARASDLGQSVSALISGRSVSSQQAEQSSVDKAAAIENTAANQSNISSASNDEINMVVDERSNALIFYTSGTEYQAILPLVSRLDVMPKQVVLEVSIVEVTLTEEFKFGVDMAFSSGNFNLSNAFGAADISGSVLKWASGGNSIDAQAFESNKWVNVLSKPSLLVRDGVSATIQVGTDIPVVGKTTTDPTNGITKSVEYRKTGIELTVTPTINAQGVVIMTISQSNSNQVDGGTDVEGNPQIFERSIDTEVVAESGQTVILGGLISENSNDNKSGLPWLSQIPVFGSLFGTTTESKVKTELVIMVTPKVIQRSDEWNEVKEQFSKGLQFIEL, from the coding sequence ATGAAAACTAAAGTGGAAATTTTAAATATGCCAGATCAAACGGCTAAAACAAGCTTCAAAATACAACGACTTTTAGGTCAGCTAAAAGTCGTTATGCTAGTGTCTAGTAGCATAATGCTTATTAATGGGTGTGCCAATAGTCAACAAGCCGATAATCGGCCCGCTAAAAAGTTAGATTCATCATATCTTGTTAGCACTAATGTTGACGGGAAACCTGTCGTCAATAACAATGCCGTGGTTCAAGAGAGTCTTAACGATGAAGATGTCAATACTTCGCTGATAAGAGTGCCATCGTTAGTTAAAAATAAAGTCGGCTTCAGCAATGATGAAGCAATTGCAGACAGTTTTTCGGCGCAACCGACTATGACTATCGCAGCTGACAACATGCCATTGAATGATTTTTTGCATTACTCTTTTGGCGAACTGTTGCAAACAAGTTATGTATTAGGCCAAAACCTAGCAGACGATTCAAATTCAGTAACGTTAAATTTACAAGAAAAAATCAGTCCACAAAAATTGTTTAGTTTAGTTGAGCAATTATTGCTGCAGCGCAACATTGGTATTAAAAGGCAGAATGAGGTTTTATACATACACAAACTCAGCGCCGAAAGTGGTCAAGCTACCGCTGTGGGCTATGGCCGTACAGTAGACAGCGTGCCAAATGCAATCAATGTTCAGCAAATAGTGCCATTAAGATATTTGATTAATCCAAACTCACTAAAAACATTAAGAGATATTACCGGCGTCGCGACCGATGCTGATGTTTCTCAAGGCGTTTTATTTTTAACCGGTAGTAAAGAGCAAGTTATACGCTCTCTTGAATTACTGGCACTACTAGATGCCCCCGGCAGCATTAGCCGAAATATTGGTTTTTTAAAATTAATGTATGTTGATACCGACACCTTTATAAAAGCAATTACTGAAATTTTGCAAAATGAGGGCATTATGGGCGATAGCGGCAGTAGAGATAATCGTATCTCCCTAGTGCCTATTAGCCAATTGGGTGCGGTAGCCGTTTTTGCAAGTGAAGCAGACTTTATCAACAGGGTAGAGTTTTGGGCTAAACAAATCGATAAACCAAGTAAAGGTAACGAAAAACAATATTTTGTTTATACGCCTAAATTTGCCAGGGCATCTGATCTTGGCCAAAGTGTATCAGCGTTAATCTCAGGCAGAAGCGTGTCAAGCCAGCAGGCTGAACAATCTTCTGTAGATAAAGCTGCCGCGATAGAAAATACCGCTGCCAACCAATCAAACATCAGTAGCGCAAGTAACGATGAAATCAATATGGTGGTTGATGAGCGATCAAATGCATTGATATTTTATACCTCAGGCACAGAATATCAGGCAATACTGCCGTTGGTATCCCGCCTAGATGTTATGCCAAAACAAGTGGTACTAGAGGTGTCTATTGTTGAGGTGACATTAACTGAAGAATTTAAGTTTGGGGTTGATATGGCATTTAGCTCAGGTAACTTTAATTTAAGTAACGCTTTTGGCGCTGCTGATATTAGTGGCTCGGTGTTAAAGTGGGCCAGTGGCGGCAACAGTATTGACGCCCAAGCCTTTGAAAGTAATAAATGGGTCAATGTATTATCTAAGCCGAGCTTACTAGTAAGAGATGGTGTTTCAGCCACAATTCAAGTCGGTACCGACATTCCGGTTGTGGGTAAAACAACCACAGACCCAACCAACGGTATCACTAAGTCGGTAGAGTATCGTAAAACCGGTATTGAATTAACGGTAACACCAACCATTAACGCCCAGGGCGTGGTGATAATGACCATAAGTCAAAGTAACTCTAATCAAGTCGATGGCGGCACTGATGTAGAAGGTAACCCACAAATATTTGAGCGCAGTATTGATACTGAAGTAGTTGCTGAAAGTGGTCAAACGGTTATTTTAGGCGGTTTAATAAGCGAAAACTCGAATGATAATAAATCTGGCTTACCCTGGTTAAGCCAAATCCCCGTTTTTGGTAGCTTATTTGGCACCACAACAGAAAGTAAAGTGAAAACTGAGCTAGTAATAATGGTGACCCCAAAAGTGATTCAGCGCAGCGATGAGTGGAATGAAGTGAAAGAGCAGTTTTCAAAGGGATTGCAATTCATTGAACTTTAA